One genomic segment of Pandoraea sputorum includes these proteins:
- the yidC gene encoding membrane protein insertase YidC, with protein sequence MDIKRTVLWVIFALSVVMLFDNWQRANGHSSLFFPTPEASAPAATGNKTAGNDLPQAANANPATSNAPGNAPAAASAQNVRINTDVYEADISTQGGTLSFLALTKWPDADEADKHVVLFDNTPSHQYFARTGLVDGDFPNHNDIFTMVPGPTTMTGDTLTVKFESPVKGGLQLVRAYTFHRGSYVIDVSNTIVNKTDAPIKPTLYMELVRDGREISGAKFSHTFTGPTVYSSDEKFQKITFSDIDKDKAKYVKQSNDGWIGMVQHYFATAWIPKEGAERKNYVQKLDNGLYRVGVRQTLAAIPANGSETVDARLFAGPQEEHMLEQIAPGLELTKDYGYFTILAKPLFWLLSKLHALLGNWGWAIIAVTVIIKLVFFPLSAASYKSMARMKEITPRMQALRERYKSDPQKMNAALMELYKTEKVNPFGGCIPIVIQIPVFIALYWVLLSSVEMRGAPWLGWIHDLSTQDPYYILPVLMAVSMFIQTKLNPTPPDPMQAKMMMFMPLIFSVMFLFLPSGLVLYYVVNNTLSIAQQWSINRMLGTKKKEKAA encoded by the coding sequence ATGGACATCAAACGCACCGTACTCTGGGTCATTTTCGCGCTGTCTGTCGTGATGCTTTTCGACAACTGGCAACGCGCCAATGGCCATTCGTCGTTGTTCTTCCCGACGCCGGAAGCTTCCGCCCCGGCCGCCACGGGTAACAAGACAGCGGGCAACGACCTGCCGCAGGCTGCCAACGCCAACCCGGCGACGAGCAATGCGCCGGGTAATGCCCCCGCCGCTGCGAGCGCGCAGAACGTCCGCATCAACACCGACGTCTACGAAGCCGACATCAGCACGCAGGGCGGCACGCTGTCGTTCCTGGCGCTCACGAAGTGGCCCGACGCCGACGAAGCCGACAAGCACGTCGTGCTGTTCGACAACACCCCGAGCCATCAGTACTTCGCTCGCACGGGGCTGGTCGACGGCGACTTCCCGAACCACAACGACATCTTCACGATGGTGCCGGGTCCGACCACGATGACGGGCGACACGCTGACCGTGAAGTTCGAGTCGCCGGTCAAGGGCGGCCTGCAGTTGGTGCGTGCGTACACGTTCCATCGCGGCAGCTATGTGATCGACGTGTCGAACACGATCGTCAACAAGACCGACGCCCCCATCAAGCCGACGCTGTACATGGAACTGGTGCGTGACGGCCGTGAAATCAGCGGGGCGAAGTTCTCGCACACGTTCACGGGCCCGACGGTCTACAGCAGCGACGAGAAGTTCCAGAAGATCACGTTCAGCGACATCGACAAGGACAAGGCGAAGTACGTCAAGCAGTCGAACGATGGCTGGATCGGCATGGTGCAGCATTACTTCGCCACGGCCTGGATTCCGAAGGAAGGCGCGGAGCGCAAGAACTACGTCCAGAAGCTGGACAACGGTCTGTACCGCGTTGGCGTGCGACAAACGCTTGCCGCCATTCCCGCAAATGGCAGCGAGACGGTCGATGCACGTCTGTTCGCGGGTCCGCAGGAAGAGCACATGCTCGAGCAGATCGCGCCGGGCCTGGAACTGACGAAGGACTACGGTTACTTCACGATCCTTGCCAAGCCGCTGTTCTGGCTGCTCTCGAAGCTGCATGCGCTGCTCGGCAACTGGGGTTGGGCGATCATCGCCGTGACCGTGATCATCAAGCTGGTGTTCTTCCCGCTGTCGGCAGCAAGCTACAAGTCGATGGCGCGCATGAAGGAAATCACGCCGCGCATGCAAGCGCTGCGCGAGCGCTACAAGAGCGACCCGCAGAAGATGAACGCGGCGCTCATGGAGCTGTACAAGACCGAGAAGGTCAATCCGTTCGGTGGCTGTATCCCGATCGTGATTCAGATTCCGGTGTTCATCGCGCTGTACTGGGTGCTGCTCTCGTCGGTGGAAATGCGCGGCGCGCCGTGGCTGGGCTGGATTCATGACCTCTCGACGCAGGATCCGTATTACATCCTGCCGGTGCTGATGGCCGTGTCGATGTTCATTCAGACGAAGCTGAACCCGACGCCGCCGGATCCGATGCAAGCCAAGATGATGATGTTCATGCCGCTGATTTTCTCGGTCATGTTCCTCTTCCTGCCGTCGGGTCTGGTGCTGTACTACGTGGTCAACAACACGTTGTCGATTGCGCAGCAATGGTCCATCAACCGGATGCTCGGTACCAAAAAGAAGGAAAAGGCGGCCTGA